The proteins below come from a single Gordonia sp. X0973 genomic window:
- a CDS encoding DUF1049 domain-containing protein, whose translation MTNDATNSSFSGSVLGLLKRHWFPIIVAVIAIVFISLNRIETRINFLPFGWLSFNTHVWLALSVAAILGLLVGLFLRRK comes from the coding sequence ATGACGAACGACGCCACAAACTCCAGCTTCTCCGGTTCGGTCCTGGGCCTGCTCAAGCGGCATTGGTTCCCCATCATCGTCGCGGTCATCGCGATCGTGTTCATCTCGCTGAACCGGATCGAGACCCGGATCAACTTCCTCCCCTTCGGCTGGCTCAGCTTCAACACGCACGTGTGGCTGGCCCTCTCGGTGGCCGCGATCCTCGGGTTGCTCGTCGGGCTCTTCCTGCGCCGCAAATAG
- the ribD gene encoding bifunctional diaminohydroxyphosphoribosylaminopyrimidine deaminase/5-amino-6-(5-phosphoribosylamino)uracil reductase RibD, protein MAEQPFVDAMRRAVAESRNALGVSSPNPPVGAVIVGEHGDVIAVGHTQPPGAAHAEVVALEAAGEAARGATVVVTLEPCNHTGRTGPCARALVDAGVARVVYAVADPNPSAAGGADTLRDAGVEVVSGVGAAEAVDGPLRAWLHRQRTGRPLVVAKIAATLDGRVAAPDGTSQWITGEEAREDAHAVRAGLDAIVVGTGTALADDPSLTARDSDGAPRSYQPTRVVLGERVLPATARLHDDAAPTVFVESRDPAAVFTAVPDALTVLVEGGPTVLGAFFAADLVDEVHAYIAPTVLGAGRNAVDDPTVTTLAQAHRFALVTAVPLGDDVRLTLRRRPER, encoded by the coding sequence ATGGCCGAGCAGCCCTTCGTCGACGCGATGCGGCGAGCCGTCGCGGAGTCGCGCAACGCCCTCGGGGTCTCGTCGCCGAATCCGCCGGTCGGCGCGGTGATCGTCGGCGAGCACGGCGACGTGATCGCGGTCGGCCACACGCAGCCGCCCGGTGCCGCACACGCCGAGGTCGTCGCCCTGGAAGCGGCGGGGGAGGCGGCGCGGGGGGCCACTGTCGTCGTCACCTTGGAGCCGTGCAACCACACCGGGCGTACCGGGCCGTGCGCGCGGGCACTCGTCGACGCCGGTGTCGCGCGGGTCGTCTACGCGGTGGCCGACCCCAATCCGAGCGCCGCGGGCGGTGCCGACACCTTGCGCGACGCCGGCGTCGAGGTGGTCTCCGGCGTGGGTGCGGCCGAGGCGGTCGACGGACCGCTGCGGGCCTGGTTGCACCGCCAGCGCACCGGCAGGCCGCTGGTCGTCGCGAAGATCGCCGCCACCCTCGACGGCCGGGTCGCCGCGCCGGACGGCACCAGCCAGTGGATCACCGGGGAGGAGGCGCGGGAGGACGCGCACGCGGTGCGGGCCGGACTCGACGCCATCGTCGTCGGAACCGGGACCGCCCTCGCCGACGACCCGTCGCTCACCGCCCGCGATTCCGACGGTGCACCGCGGTCATACCAGCCGACGCGAGTCGTCCTGGGGGAGCGGGTGCTCCCGGCGACGGCCCGGCTCCACGACGACGCCGCGCCGACGGTGTTCGTGGAGTCCCGCGACCCGGCCGCGGTCTTCACCGCCGTCCCGGACGCGTTGACGGTCCTGGTCGAGGGCGGCCCGACGGTGCTCGGCGCCTTCTTCGCCGCCGACCTCGTCGACGAGGTACACGCCTACATCGCCCCGACCGTGCTCGGTGCCGGGCGCAACGCGGTCGACGACCCGACGGTGACGACCCTGGCCCAGGCCCACCGATTCGCCCTCGTCACGGCCGTCCCACTCGGGGACGACGTCCGCCTCACCCTGCGGCGGCGCCCCGAGCGTTGA
- a CDS encoding bifunctional 3,4-dihydroxy-2-butanone-4-phosphate synthase/GTP cyclohydrolase II, which translates to MSEQRGEPIRFDTVERAIEDIKAGKAVVVVDDEDRENEGDLIFAAELATPELVAFMVRYTSGYLCVPLTGEDCDRLGLPPMYTTNQDKHGTAYTVTVDAREGIGTGISASDRATTMRLLAAPDSRAVDFTRPGHVVPLRAKEGGVLRRPGHTEAAVDLARLAGLSPAGVICEIVSQKDEGSMAHADELRVFADDHGLAMISIADLIAWRRRHEKHVTRVADARIPTEYGTFRAVGYNSDFDDVEHVALVLGDIGADHGDDVLVRVHSECLTGDVFGSLRCDCGPQLDAAMRMVADEGRGIVLYMRGHEGRGIGLLHKLQAYQLQDAGADTVDANLSLGLPADSRDYGIGAQILVDLGVRSMRLLTNNPAKRVGLDGYGLAITERVPMPVRANKENLRYLRTKRDRMGHDLEGLDEYELELPDELSGAAEGGDGA; encoded by the coding sequence GTGAGCGAGCAGAGGGGCGAGCCGATCCGATTCGACACGGTCGAGCGCGCCATCGAGGACATCAAGGCGGGCAAGGCCGTCGTCGTGGTCGACGACGAGGACCGCGAGAACGAGGGCGACCTGATCTTCGCCGCGGAGTTGGCGACGCCCGAGTTGGTCGCCTTCATGGTGCGCTACACGTCGGGCTACCTGTGTGTGCCGCTCACCGGCGAGGACTGCGACCGGCTGGGCCTGCCGCCGATGTACACCACCAACCAGGACAAACACGGCACCGCGTACACGGTCACCGTCGACGCCCGCGAGGGCATCGGCACCGGGATCAGCGCGTCGGACCGGGCCACGACGATGCGGCTGCTCGCCGCGCCGGACAGCCGGGCCGTCGACTTCACCCGCCCCGGCCACGTCGTGCCGCTGCGGGCCAAGGAGGGCGGCGTGCTGCGCCGCCCCGGTCACACCGAGGCCGCCGTCGACCTGGCCCGACTCGCCGGGTTGTCGCCGGCCGGGGTGATCTGCGAGATCGTCAGCCAGAAGGACGAGGGCTCGATGGCGCACGCCGACGAGCTGCGGGTCTTCGCCGACGACCACGGCCTGGCGATGATCTCCATCGCCGATCTGATCGCATGGCGCCGTCGGCACGAGAAGCACGTCACCCGCGTCGCCGATGCCCGCATCCCCACCGAGTACGGCACCTTCCGCGCGGTCGGTTACAACTCAGACTTCGACGACGTCGAGCACGTCGCCCTGGTGCTGGGGGACATCGGTGCCGACCACGGCGACGACGTCCTGGTCCGCGTGCACTCGGAATGCCTGACCGGCGACGTCTTCGGCTCGCTGCGCTGCGACTGCGGTCCGCAGCTGGACGCGGCGATGCGGATGGTCGCCGACGAGGGCCGCGGCATCGTCCTGTACATGCGCGGCCACGAGGGGCGCGGCATCGGACTGCTGCACAAGCTCCAGGCGTACCAACTGCAGGACGCCGGTGCCGACACCGTTGACGCCAACCTTTCCCTCGGCCTGCCCGCCGACTCGCGCGACTACGGGATCGGCGCGCAAATCCTCGTCGACCTGGGGGTGCGCTCCATGCGCCTGCTGACGAACAACCCGGCCAAGCGGGTCGGGCTGGACGGCTACGGGCTGGCGATCACCGAACGGGTGCCCATGCCGGTGCGGGCGAACAAGGAGAATCTTCGGTACCTGCGCACCAAACGCGACCGGATGGGCCACGATTTGGAGGGCCTGGACGAATACGAACTGGAACTGCCGGACGAGTTGTCCGGCGCGGCCGAGGGAGGCGACGGGGCATGA
- a CDS encoding riboflavin synthase, with protein MFTGIVEECGTITAKTELTDAARLSVRGPTVTSDASFGDSIAVNGVCLTVTELADDGSFAVDVMAETLKRSSLADLDVGATVNLERAMRADGRFGGHIVQGHVDGVGTIVAISPAENWTVIWIAFPEQLSRYVVEKGSITVDGVSLTVAAVGGEQGQRWFEVSLIPTTLAHTNLGQARVGNPVNLEADVIAKYVERLTVAAGGKEESK; from the coding sequence GTGTTCACCGGAATCGTCGAAGAGTGCGGCACGATCACCGCGAAGACAGAGTTGACCGATGCCGCGCGGCTGAGCGTCCGCGGCCCGACCGTGACGAGCGACGCGTCCTTCGGCGACTCGATCGCCGTCAACGGCGTCTGCCTCACGGTGACCGAGCTCGCCGACGACGGCTCCTTCGCCGTCGACGTCATGGCCGAGACGCTCAAGCGCAGTTCGCTTGCCGATCTCGACGTCGGCGCCACCGTCAACCTGGAACGCGCGATGCGCGCCGACGGTCGGTTCGGCGGCCATATCGTGCAGGGCCACGTCGACGGGGTCGGCACCATCGTCGCGATCAGCCCGGCGGAGAACTGGACGGTCATCTGGATCGCCTTTCCCGAGCAGCTGAGCCGCTACGTCGTCGAAAAGGGATCGATCACCGTCGACGGGGTGTCGCTCACCGTCGCGGCGGTCGGCGGCGAGCAAGGCCAGCGCTGGTTCGAGGTGTCGCTGATCCCGACGACGCTGGCGCACACCAATCTGGGGCAGGCGCGGGTCGGCAACCCGGTGAACCTGGAGGCCGACGTGATCGCCAAGTACGTGGAGAGGCTGACGGTCGCCGCCGGCGGAAAAGAGGAGTCGAAGTGA